The sequence below is a genomic window from Halomonas halophila.
CTTGGCGTGGCCGGGGTATTGCTTCTTCATGGTCACCACCGCCATGCGGTAGGAGCAGCCTTCCGGGGGAAGGTAGAAGTCGACGATCTCGGGGAACTGGCGACGCAGGATCGGCACGAATACCTCGTTCAACGCCAGCCCCAGCACCGCGGGCTCGTCCGGCGGGCGGCCGGTGTAGGTGGAGTGATAGATGGCGTCGCGGCGCATGGTCATGCGCGTGACCGTGAACACCGGGAAGGTCTCCACCTCGTTGTAGTAGCCGGTGTGATCGCCGTAGGGGCCTTCCGGAGCGGTGTCGTCCGGATAGAGGAAGCCTTCGAGGATGATCTCGGCGGAGGCCGGCACCTCGAGGTCGGCGTGGCCGCACTTGACCAGCTCGGTGCGCGAGCCTCTCAAGAGCCCGGCGAAGGCGTACTCGGAGAGCGAATCCGGCACCGGCGTCACGGCGCCGAGGATGGTCGCGGGGTCGGCGCCCAGCGCCACCGCCACCGGGAAGGGCTCGCCGGGATGCTCGCGGCACCATTCCTGGAAGTCCAGGGCGCCGCCGCGATGGGACAGCCAGCGCATGATCAGGCGATTGCGCGAGAGCTTCTGCTGGCGGTAGATGCCGAGGTTCTGGCGCGACTTGTGCGGCCCCTTGGTGATCACCAGCGGCCAGGTGACCAGCGGCGCGGCGTCGCCGGGCCAGCAGTGCTGGATCGGCAGGCGGTCGAGGTCGACGTCATCGCCCTCGAGCACCACCTCCTGCACCGGCGCGCGCTTGAGCCGCTTGGGGCCCATGCTCATCACCTGCTTGTAGACCGGCAGCTTGTCGAGGGCATCGCGGAAGCCCTTGGGCGGCTCCGGCTCCTTGAGGAAGGCCAGCAGTTCGCCGACCTCGCGCAGCGCGGTGACGGACTCCTGGCCCATGCCCAGGGCGACCCGCTTCGGCGTGCCGAAGAGGTTGCCGAGCAGCGGCATGTCGTGTCCCTTGACGTTCTCGAACAGCAGCGCCGGTCCGCCGGCCCGCAGGGTGCGGTCGCAGATCTCGGTGATCTCCAGGTAGGGGTCCACCTCGGCGGTCACGCGCCTGAGCTCGCCCTGCTCTTCCAGCGCGGCGATGAACTCGCGCAGGTCCTTGTACTTCATGCGGCCTTCCCGTTATCCCGAACGACGCAAAAGGGGCAGCATAGCATGCTGCCCCTTCGGGATGCTGCGCCTGGCCGCCATGAGCCTGACCTATGGCCTGTCGAGCTCGGTCAGCTGGCCATCGGCGCGTCATGAGCGCAGCGGAGACAAGGCGAATCCGAGCGAGGGCCGCGGAGTGTACGAGCCGTACATGAGCAGGCCGAGCGAGGATTCAACGCCGTATCCGCAAGCGCAATAGCGCCGATCAGCGTCGCTTCATGGCCTCGAAGAACTCCAGATTGGTCTTGGTATCCTTCAGACGATCGATCAGGAACTCGGTGGCCGCGGTATCGTCCATCGGGTTGAGCAGCTTGCGCAGGATCCACATGCGCTGCATCTCGTCCTCGGAGGCGATCAGGTCCTCGCGGCGGGTGCCGGAGCGGCGGATGTTGAGGGCCGGATAGACGCGCTTCTCGGCGAGCTTGCGGTCCAGGTGGGCCTCCATGTTGCCGGTGCCCTTGAACTCCTCGAAGATCACCTCGTCCATCTTGGAGCCGGTATCGACCAGTGCCGTGGCGATGATGGTCAGGCTGCCGCCTTCCTCGATGTTGCGCGCCGCGCCGAAGAAGCGCTTGGGCTTCTCAAGGGCGTGGGCGTCGACGCCGCCGGTCAGCACCTTGCCTGAGGACGGCACCACGGTGTTGTAGGCGCGCGCCAGGCGGGTGATGGAGTCGAGCAGGATCACCACGTCCTTCTTGTGCTCGACCAGGCGCTTGGCCTTCTCGATCACCATCTCGGCGACCTGCACGTGGCGGGCCGGCGGCTCGTCGAAGGTCGAGGCCACCACTTCACCGCGCACGGTGCGCGACATCTCGGTGACCTCCTCGGGCCGCTCGTCGATCAGCAGCACGATCAGGTGACACTCGGGATTGTTGCGCGTGATCGAGGTGGCGATGTTCTGCAGCATCAGCGTCTTGCCCGCCTTGGGCGGCGAGACGAGCAGGCCGCGCTGGCCCTTGCCGATGGGGGCGGTCAGATCGATGATCCGCGCCGTGAGATCCTCGGTGGAGCCGTTGCCGATCTCCATGCGCAGCCGCTCCTGGGGGAACAGCGGCGTGAGGTTCTCGAAGAGGATCTTGTGCTTGGCGTTCTCGGGCTTGTCGAAGTTGATCTCGCTGACCTTCAACAGCGCGAAGTAACGCTCCCCTTCCTTGGGCGGACGAATCTTGCCGGAGATGGAGTCGCCCTTGCGCAGGTTGAAGCGCCGGATCTGGGAAGGCGACACATAGATGTCATCGGGGCCGGCCATGTAGGAACTGTCGGCGCTGCGCAGGAAGCCGAACCCGTCCTGCAGGATCTCCAGCACGCCGTCGCCGTAGATCGCCTCGCCGCTTTTGGCGTGCTTCTTGAGGATGGCGAAGATGATGTCCTGCTTGCGGGAACGCGCCAGGTTGTCGATGCCCATCTCGCGGGCGATCTCCAGGAGTTCCGGCACGGGCTTTTGCTTGAGTTCGGTAAGATTCATCGGTGTGTTCAGAAGTTGCTCGTGAAAGCCGGGCAGTCGTGCGCCGTATGGGATAAAGAGGCGAGACGTTAACGCCGCGTGGATGCGTTCAGAGCCCGGACAGGCTGCCTCTCGTCGGATGCGGGTCATGGCCACGGGCGGGCGACCGCTGAGGGTGCCGGGCCAGTCTCGGGAGCGAGGGAGCAGGTTCGTTTTCGCCTGAAATCAGCGCAGCGGGCCATGGGCCGGGAAGAGGGCTGATTGCAGAGGGCTATCTGACGACTTGGAAAAAATGACCGTGGCGTGGTGGCCATGGGCGGTCGGGAAGCATTCGGAACAGGCGAACGCCCCGATACTAGTCAAGGGCGACGGGAAACGCAATACCCGCGCCGAGCCCGCTCCGGCGCGATTGACAAGCCCGATGGACGACCGCAACCTTTTTGGCCAGTCTCCCTGAAGGACCCGCCATGACCGCGCCCAAGGACCGGCACGACGCCGATGCCAGCGAGCTCGAGCTCGCCCCCCGCCGACTCGCCGCCATCGATCTCGGCTCGAACAGCTTTCACCTGCTGGTCGCCAACTATCGCGACGACCGCCTGCAGGTCGTCGCCCGGCAGGGCGACAAGGTCCAGCTGGCCGCCGGCATCGACGAGGACGGTCAGCTCAACGAGGACGCCATGACCCGGGCACTGGACTGCCTGGCCCGCTTCGCGCCCTTCCTCGAGGGCATCGCCCCGCCCGACCTGCGGGTGGTCGGCACCAACGCCCTGCGCGACGCCGACAACAGCCAGGAGTTCATCGATCGCGCCGAGGCCCTGCTGGGTACCCGCATCGAGATCATCGCCGGCCGCGAGGAAGCCCGCCTGATCTATCTGGGCGCCGCCCACGCGGTGGCCGAGGACGGCCGCCGTCTGATCATCGACATCGGCGGCGGCTCCACCGAGTTCATCATCGGTGAGCACTTCGAGCCCCAGGCCCTGGAGAGCCTGAGCATGGGCTGCGTGACCTTCACCCGTCGCTTCTTCG
It includes:
- the ubiD gene encoding 4-hydroxy-3-polyprenylbenzoate decarboxylase; this encodes MKYKDLREFIAALEEQGELRRVTAEVDPYLEITEICDRTLRAGGPALLFENVKGHDMPLLGNLFGTPKRVALGMGQESVTALREVGELLAFLKEPEPPKGFRDALDKLPVYKQVMSMGPKRLKRAPVQEVVLEGDDVDLDRLPIQHCWPGDAAPLVTWPLVITKGPHKSRQNLGIYRQQKLSRNRLIMRWLSHRGGALDFQEWCREHPGEPFPVAVALGADPATILGAVTPVPDSLSEYAFAGLLRGSRTELVKCGHADLEVPASAEIILEGFLYPDDTAPEGPYGDHTGYYNEVETFPVFTVTRMTMRRDAIYHSTYTGRPPDEPAVLGLALNEVFVPILRRQFPEIVDFYLPPEGCSYRMAVVTMKKQYPGHAKRVMMGVWSFLRQFMYTKFVVVLDDDVSARDWQDVIWAITTRMDPARDTVMVENTPIDYLDFASPVAGLGSKMGLDATDKWPGETDREWGTPIVMDEAVKARVSERWDELGIDTPDNDKRHS
- the rho gene encoding transcription termination factor Rho; amino-acid sequence: MNLTELKQKPVPELLEIAREMGIDNLARSRKQDIIFAILKKHAKSGEAIYGDGVLEILQDGFGFLRSADSSYMAGPDDIYVSPSQIRRFNLRKGDSISGKIRPPKEGERYFALLKVSEINFDKPENAKHKILFENLTPLFPQERLRMEIGNGSTEDLTARIIDLTAPIGKGQRGLLVSPPKAGKTLMLQNIATSITRNNPECHLIVLLIDERPEEVTEMSRTVRGEVVASTFDEPPARHVQVAEMVIEKAKRLVEHKKDVVILLDSITRLARAYNTVVPSSGKVLTGGVDAHALEKPKRFFGAARNIEEGGSLTIIATALVDTGSKMDEVIFEEFKGTGNMEAHLDRKLAEKRVYPALNIRRSGTRREDLIASEDEMQRMWILRKLLNPMDDTAATEFLIDRLKDTKTNLEFFEAMKRR